From a region of the Nothobranchius furzeri strain GRZ-AD chromosome 12, NfurGRZ-RIMD1, whole genome shotgun sequence genome:
- the abca3b gene encoding phospholipid-transporting ATPase ABCA3, with translation MAIVRQFGLLVWKNYLQQKRQILVTLVEILLPLLFSGILIALRQKVDSKVFPNATIYESFDVDSFQRFSNLQKLQLVYVPGNSSVVRQVAYDVQRMLSLSSVRGFETEEKFENFVRNDPMSHNVLAAVVFEHSFSHDDEALPLKVSYHLRFTFTPRNAPATEKSELNPNNDFDWHTLSLFPLFQLPGPREQYEREGGTPGYFREGFLAVQHAVDRAIMTAYNRTAAWSLLPQTRVVLSRFPYPAFIYDVFILAIQNQLPLLLVLSFTYVSLNIVRAVVQEKERKLKEYMRMMGLSNWLHWSAWFLMFFLFLSISVFLVTLLLCIQVSPNGAVLSRSDPTLVFVFLLVFTVATINFSFMISAFFSRANVAAAAGGFIYFLSYLPYLFLWPRYDLLSHAQKVSACLISNVAMAMGAQLIGMFEGKGTGIQWSNLFDSVTVDDDFSLAQVLSLLLFDSVLYGLVAWYMEAVFPGEYGVPLPSYFFLLPSYWCSTPRVALLKEKEEEEDAEKALKGEFMEEEPAGVVSGIKIKHLTKEFKVGSKTRQAVQDLTLNMFEGQITVVLGHNGAGKTTTLSMLTGLFPPTSGMAYINGYNICQDMALIRRSLGLCPQHDVLFDNLTVREHLLFYAQLKGYPKEKISDEVDRILHILNLEDKQKARSKTLSGGMKRKLSIGIALIGDSKVVMLDEPTSGMDPSARRATWDLLQGEKLSRTILLTTHFMDEADLLGDRIAIMAGGELQCCGSPLFLKNKYGAGYHMVIVKDALCNVSEISRLVHLYVPNATLESSAGAELSYILPKESTSRFELLFAELEMNKEELGIASYGASVTTMEEVFLRVGKLVDSSLDIQAIQLPALQYQHERRSHDWTMDDASSISALTDVTDFTDSGTLISDDCSNIKLNTGMRLHLQQFYAMFLKRALYSWRNWKVMVAQFLVPLIFTVMAIVVARTLPNSRNDPQLRLDLSRYGPTRVPVALQSSSGPLASALAELYSSQLSPQLGQLINITDFTDYVLTQTEEEGGSFNERCVVGAAFHGRTSRFSEVTAYFNNQGYHTSATALMMVDNALFKLIAGPNASIETGNFPMPRNLSESARSQITEGRTGFAIAINLMYGMASLSSTFALLLVTESSIKSKHVQKVSGVYLSNFWLSALLWDLVNFMLPCLLMLVVFRAFGVDAFVENNHLVDVLLMLLLYGWAVVPLMYLLSFFFSTAASAYTRLTIFNVISGTATFLAVTIMTIPALHLDHLAHLLDKVFLIFPNYCLGMCVSQFYQNFEFIKFCTSSPFSELICKTLNITYQLNYFSMSEPGVGRFLVSLSVQGAVFNILLFAIEMQCVRTLWRLLTSLVRKRKQLPLIEDAALLPEDRDVAEERKRVLECQPVVESMVGSPLILQELSKVYSSGGSILAVDRLSLAVRKGECFGLLGFNGAGKTTTFKMLTGDESVTSGDAFIDGYSILRDIKKVQQRIGYCPQFDAVLDHMTGRETLSMYARLRGIPEKYVSGCVENVLRSLLLEPHADKVVRSYSGGNKRKLSAGMALIGGPPVIFLDEPSTGMDPVARRLLWDAVTRTRESGKAIIITSHSMEECEALCTRLAVMVNGQFKCLGSPQHLKSKFGSGYTLLAKVHVDADLEDSDLLLFKDFIESTFPGSQLKDEHQGMVHYHLTDKTLTWAQVFGTLEAAKEKYRIEDYCVSQISLEQVFLSFAQFQHCAQTDRK, from the exons TGCGTGGCTTTGAGACAGAGGAGAAGTTTGAGAACTTTGTGAGGAATGACCCCATGTCACACAACGTGCTTGCTGCCGTGGTGTTTGAGCACTCCTTCTCTCACGATGATGAAGCTCTACCTCTGAAG GTGAGCTACCACCTGCGCTTCACCTTCACTCCACGCAACGCCCCGGCCACAGAAAAGTCTGAACTGAACCCGAACAATGACTTCGACTGGCACACACTCAGCCTCTTTCCTCTTTTCCAACTGCCAGGCCCAAGGGAGCAGTATGAAAGGGAGGGCGGCACACCCG GTTATTTCAGAGAGGGGTTTTTGGCCGTGCAGCATGCCGTTGATCGAGCCATCATGACCGCCTACAACAGAACTGCTGCTTGGAGTCTGCTGCCACAGACCAGAGTGGTCCTGTCCCGGTTTCCGTACCCTGCTTTCATATACGACGTCTTCATCCTGGCCATCCAGAACCAGCTGCCCCTCCTCCTGGTGCTCAGCTTCACCTACGTCTCCCTCAACATCGTCAGAGCTGTGGTGCAGGAAAAGGAACGGAAGCTCAAG GAGTACATGAGGATGATGGGTCTCAGTAACTGGCTCCACTGGAGTGCTTGGTTCCTGATGTTCTTCCTCTTCCTTTCTATTTCCGTTTTTTTGGTTACCCTGCTTCTCTGTATCCAG GTGAGCCCTAACGGAGCAGTGCTGTCCCGAAGCGACCCAACGCTGGTCTTCGTCTTCCTGCTCGTCTTCACTGTCGCCACCATCAACTTCAGCTTCATGATCAGCGCCTTCTTCTCACGAG CTAATGTGGCAGCAGCAGCTGGTGGCTTCATCTACTTCCTCAGCTACCTGCCTTATTTGTTCCTGTGGCCTCGCTACGACCTACTGAGCCATGCCCAAAAGGTGTCCGCATGCCTCATCTCCAACGTTGCCATGGCAATGGGAGCTCAGCTTATTGGAATGTTTGAAGGCAAAG GTACGGGAATCCAGTGGTCCAACTTGTTTGACTCGGTGACGGTGGATGATGATTTCTCCTTGGCCCAGGTCCTCAGCTTGCTGCTGTTTGACTCGGTGCTCTACGGGCTGGTGGCCTGGTACATGGAGGCGGTTTTTCCTGGGGAGTACGGCGTGCCTCTACCATCGTACTTCTTTTTACTG CCTTCGTACTGGTGCAGCACTCCTCGTGTGGCTTTgctgaaggagaaggaggaggaggaagatgcagaaaaggctctgAAAGGAGAGTTCATGGAGGAGGAGCCTGCTGGAGTGGTTTCTGGAATAAAGATTAAACACCTCACCAAG GAGTTTAAAGTAGGCAGCAAGACACGACAGGCTGTACAAGATCTGACGCTGAACATGTTCGAGGGACAAATCACCGTGGTGCTAGGACACAACGGCGCTGGGAAGACCACAACTCTGTCCATGctcacag GTCTCTTCCCCCCCACCAGCGGCATGGCCTACATCAACGGTTACAACATCTGTCAGGACATGGCCCTGATCCGACGCAGCCTGGGACTCTGCCCGCAGCACGACGtgctgtttgataacctcacagtGAGAGAACACCTGCTCTTCTATGCACAG CTAAAAGGATACCCCAAGGAGAAGATATCTGATGAGGTGGATAGGATCCTCCACATCCTGAACCTAGAGGACAAGCAAAAGGCTCGCTCCAAGACCCTCTCtggtggcatgaagagaaaacttTCTATTGGCATCGCCCTCATCGGTGACTCCAAG GTGGTCATGTTGGACGAGCCCACGTCGGGGATGGATCCGTCAGCTCGCCGAGCCACCTGGGATCTGCTGCAGGGAGAAAAGCTCAGTCGCACCATCCTGCTCACCACCCACTTCATGGACGAGGCCGACCTGCTCGGTGATCGAATCGCCATCATGGCGGGAGGCGAGCTGCAGTGCTGCGGCTCACCGCTCTTCCTCAAGAACAAATATG GCGCCGGCTACCACATGGTGATTGTTAAGGACGCCCTCTGCAACGTCTCTGAGATCAGCCGCCTCGTCCACCTGTACGTTCCTAATGCTACGCTGGAGAGCAGCGCCGGAGCAGAACTCTCCTACATCCTACCCAAAGAAAGCACCAGCAG GTTTGAGCTGCTGTTTGCGGAGTTGGAGATGAACAAAGAGGAGCTGGGCATCGCCAGCTACGGCGCCTCGGTGACCACCATGGAGGAGGTTTTCCTCAG AGTTGGGAAGCTGGTGGACTCTAGTTTGGACATTCAGGCCATCCAGCTGCCAGCTCTGCAGTACCAACACGAGAGACGCTCACATGACTGGACGATGGATGACGCCAGCAGCATCAGCGCTCTGACCGACGTCACCGATTTCACAGACAGCGGCACGCTCATCTCAGATGATTGCTCCAACATCAAGCTGAACACGGGG ATGAGACTACACCTGCAGCAGTTCTACGCCATGTTCTTAAAGAGGGCGCTGTACAGCTGGAGAAACTGGAAGGTGATGGTGGCTCAGTTCCTCGTTCCTCTAATCTTCACCGTCATGGCCATAGTTGTAGCGCGGACCCTCCCCAACAGCCGGAACGACCCTCAGCTGAGGCTGGACCTCAGTCGTTATGGTCCCACCAGGGTCCCTGTGGCCCTGCAGTCGAGCTCGGGGCCCCTTGCTTCAGCCTTGGCAGAACTGTACAGCTCACAGCTATCGCCTCAGCTCGGTCAGCTCATCAATATCACAG ACTTCACAGATTACGTCCTAACCCAGACAGAGGAGGAAGGTGGCAGCTTTAACGAGCGCTGCGTGGTCGGGGCTGCCTTCCACGGCAGGACCAGTCGGTTCTCAGAAGTAACGGCCTACTTCAACAATCAGGGCTACCACACATCCGCCACAGCCCTCATGATGGTGGACAACGCACTGTTCAAACttatagccgggcctaacgcctccATAGAAACAGGAAACTTCCCCATGCCTCGAAATCTATCCGAGTCTGCACGGAGCCAGATCACAGA GGGAAGAACAGGGTTCGCCATTGCCATCAACCTGATGTACGGTATGGCCTCTCTGTCGAGCACCTTTGCCCTGCTGCTAGTTACCGAGTCCTCCATCAAGTCTAAGCACGTGCAGAAGGTCAGCGGCGTCTACCTTTCCAACTTCTGGCTGTCGGCCCTTTTGTGGGACCtggtgaactttatgctgccctGTCTCCTCATGCTG GTGGTATTCCGTGCGTTTGGAGTCGATGCATTTGTTGAGAATAACCACCTAGTGGACGTGCTGCTGATGCTCCTGCTCTACGGCTGGGCTGTGGTGCCTCTCATGTACCTgctcagcttcttcttctccacTGCTGCCTCTGCCTACACACGACTCACCATCTTTAATGTGATTTCCGGTACTGCCACCTTCCTGGCCGTCACTATCATGACAATCCCAG CTTTGCACCTGGATCACTTGGCTCATTTACTGGATAAAGTGTTCCTGATCTTTCCAAACTACTGCCTGGGCATGTGTGTCAGCCAGTTCTACCAGAACTTTGAGTTCATCAAGTTTTGCACCTCTAGTCCTTTTAGTGAGCTCATCTGTAAGACTCTAA ACATCACCTACCAGCTCAACTACTTCTCCATGTCTGAGCCTGGCGTCGGACGCTTCCTGGTGTCCCTCTCTGTGCAGGGGGCCGTCTTCAATATTTTGTTGTTTGCCATTGAGATGCAGTGTGTCCGCACGCTTTGGCGACTCCTCACTTCCCTGGTCAGAAAACGAAAACAG TTGCCTCTAATAGAGGATGCAGCACTGCTTCCAGAGGACAGAGATGTAGCTGAGGAGAGGAAGAGGGTTTTGGAGTGCCAGCCAGTTGTGGAGTCTATGGTTGGAAGTCCCCTCATCCTGCAGGAGCTCAGTAAG GTGTACAGCAGCGGGGGGAGTATTCTGGCCGTGGACAGGTTGTCTCTCGCCGTGAGGAAGGGGGAGTGTTTTGGCCTTTTAGGCTTCAATGGAGCAGGAAAGACCACAACATTTAAGATGCTGACAGGTGATGAGAGTGTTACGTCTGGTGACGCCTTCATTGATGGTTACAGCATCTTAAGGGACATTAAGAAG GTGCAGCAGCGTATAGGCTACTGTCCACAGTTTGATGCAGTGCTGGACCACATGACAGGAAGAGAGACTCTGAGTATGTACGCCAGGCTCAGAGGAATCCCAGAGAAGTACGTGTCTGGCTGTGTGGAGAATGTCCTGAGGTCCCTGCTGCTGGAGCCTCATGCTGATAAAGTGGTCCGCAGCTACAG TGGTGGAAACAAGCGGAAGCTGAGTGCAGGCATGGCTCTGATTGGTGGACCTCCAGTCATCTTCCTAGACGAACCTTCGACAGGAATGGACCCAGTGGCGAGGAGGCTGCTGTGGGATGCTGTTACACGCACTCGGGAGTCCGGCAAGGCCATAATCATCACTTCTCACAG TATGGAGGAGTGTGAGGCCCTGTGTACCAGGCTGGCAGTGATGGTCAATGGGCAGTTCAAGTGCCTCGGGAGCCCCCAACACCTGAAGAGCAAGTTTGGCAGTGGCTACACCCTGCTGGCTAAAGTGCACGTAGACGCTGACCTAGAGGACAGCGACCTGCTGCTGTTCAAAGACTTCATTGAAAGCACCTTCCCAG GAAGTCAACTAAAGGATGAGCACCAGGGGATGGTTCACTACCATTTGACAGACAAAACACTTACCTGGGCACAG